The nucleotide window GCGGAGTCTGCTTCGCGGGCACGCCCGCTCCCACAGAAGGCGACGCAATACTGCAATCATGAAGGCACAAAAAAGCCCGGCACATGGCCGGGCTTTTTCATGGCTGGAGCTTAGCGCGCACGGTAAGTGATGCGGCCCTTGCTCAGGTCGTACGGCGTCAGCTCGACGCGGACCTTGTCGCCAGTGAGAATACGGATGTAGTTTTTGCGCATCTTTCCGGAGATGTGCGCGGTTACGACGTGCCCGTTTTCCAACTCCACGCGGAACATGGTGTTGGGCAGGGTGTCGACGACAGTACCTTCCATTTCGAAGCTGTCTTCTTTCGACATGCAGT belongs to Pseudomonas putida NBRC 14164 and includes:
- the infA gene encoding translation initiation factor IF-1; protein product: MSKEDSFEMEGTVVDTLPNTMFRVELENGHVVTAHISGKMRKNYIRILTGDKVRVELTPYDLSKGRITYRAR